CAGATAAAACAAGGTCAAATTGTGGCCGTCAAATCAAGTTTGCCTCACACATCTATGGCccattgcttttttaattttttaattaaatttttaattttataatatggaattatagttttgtttaattttttttataatttgttttatactgtagtataatacattattactgttgttgttgttattgttgttgttgttgtaatataatatattcttcttgttgtttttgttgtcgtTAGTAGTACTAGTcataataatactgtataatgaatatatttatttataatgcatattagtGTATATTAACAGTAACAATGTAGTATATACTGCACTACTATAATATATTGTTGTTGTAATATACTGCAGTATTATTATTGGTGGTAGTTGTGTTAGTAGTAGTTCTAatcataatcatttataaatattattgtatgtCAATAGTGTAACAATGTAATCTATACTGTAGTATAATACATTATTACTGttgatgttgttattattgtaatataatacatTCTTCTTGTTTTTGTTGCAGTTAGTAGTACTAATcataataatactgtataattaatatatttataatgcatattagtGTACATCAATAGTAACAATGTAGTATATACTGTAATacaatatattgttgttgttgtaatataCTACAAAATGATTATTGGTGGTAGTGCTGTTAATAGTAGTACTAATCATAATAAAATTgtgtaataattcaaaaaaaaaaaattcacttccTGTCCTGTACTTGCTGTGTAAACACAactttttatttgcttttctaaTTGGCAGGCTACAATGTGTTTTCTTAGTGTCACTTAGTTCAGTGTTAGCGCtgtacatttcttattatgtatatatgaatatttacaattttacaaattgCCTGTAGATGGCAGCAACCacgtttattatgcatttttggagacatgaatagggaaagaaattatatttcaatattctattaaatattatatattatgaaaatctttacaattattactcccattattacacttcttttttcattacatattGCCcctaaacacattaatatgcaaattcgatttagtttatagatacattgtatataatgagaaaacccgtttatggccattttacacaccTTTTGctgaaagaaaaatggtatattgaagcattctgttataacatagttgagaatcatctctATACaaaggttgttaaaaaaaaaaatagtgaaaaataaaaatgtattggtgatttaaaatatcaattgtttttgcctatgcatgttcattcatgtcttttattattcttttgtaaagaaattgagtcccgatgtcctctactgaggacatagcataacttatgaacgatacatctttttttatttatttattaaatttttttttaaactatttttaatgctctatacaatgtaaagacatggaaaaaaatttttttctcgGGTATTAAGAGGTTAAGTGTTTACAtgattggttacactttattttgatagtccactttaaacgttctactaactataagtaactttgtaactacatgtcttTTGTCTTTTACATGTAGTCTTTTCAGTCGTTGGTTGTCCGGTCACCGTTATGTTATGTATTGTCACGTTATGCTGTGTTTTCCCTCACCATTCTGCCCTTGTTCTGAGTTTGTTCATTAAATGAAGTGAGTTTGAACTGCACCTCCTGTCTATGCCTTCCTTCCTGCATCACCATGACACTGATTGCCACCAGTGAtggacaaaaaaatttaataaaattaaaggggtcatcggatgctacatgcacttttacaaattgtttgaactgaaatgtgtgttggcagtgtgtgtacacaaccaccctataatgataaaaatccacccagtgtttttttaatctacGAAAATCTTTACctctttctcaaatcgagccgatctcagatgcctgtctgtgacatcacaaaaacaggcccctcccacgatagtttgattgacagcaaacaaaagcatttcagtacagactggactggcgttttacttagacccgccctgagtgagctatACAGAGCAGATGAcgcctaagcgattgaggtgttctgttgctggatgtaataatgaacatagcagtcgtcatttactcccgacatttACTCCCGAcagctgaagacgcagtggattacgtttgtatTTGAAGGAAATGagccccgatctacctaaatgcatctatgttcgcacaaatcatttgtgatccagatTCACCTACGGAAGTGagtttaaggttttttaatgaatctttgcaaatcgcctttcctaataatgtgctaattagcaagtttcacaatgaatgcgaCTAAATTAAACAGTTCCTTTAGAGAGCGGTTCtaaagagaggggcggggtcagcagagctcattaacatttaaaggaaaaatgctagaaaatggcttgctctgaaaagagctgtttttgacagggtaaaaaatgtgtttttacactaccactgagaaattttaaccaaactatgtaacagacttttcattaagaccctaaagaattatatcaacttgtgaaaaatggACATCCAGTGACCCCTCTAAAAATATCTGTATTCTGCAGTTCTTCCCTGCTGTACCGAATATGTATTCTTTTCAAAGTATCACTTCAAAGTTATAAATTCAAGTATTGTGGCATTTTGTAGGGTGCCacaaatttattacaattttcaaaGGGTGCCGCGATTAAAAAAAGGTTGGGAAGCATTGTATTAGACTATAACGTGACAGTCACCATAAGGGCTAAAAGGAAATGAAAGCAGTATGTGTTAAAAGATATATGTTAAAGGATGTAGTTCACTGAGCatcaataaatgataaatgttagGAATGTCATCATAACTGAAACATTGCCTTTGGCTATTCTTCAGGGATAATCTTAAGCAAGTTTATGAGAAGAATTCATTTTGTAGCCAATCTACATTCCGGACTTCTGATTTGATGGaagggaaaaaaactaaattcttcAGATTTGTACAAACGTTCATAGCAAGCGAATCTCAACATAGAGAAGGGCTGTCAGCAAGCtcttaatttaaaattagttaGTGCTTGTGATcaaatgattttttacattttttttttttagcaggtcTTTGTCGACAGGACTACATCAGACTGCAATATCTAAATGAACTTATCCAGCTATGCAGTGTTCAAGGAAGACTGTGATTCTACTTGCATTGGTGTCCATACCAATTCAATACACAGCAATGaagattttaatagatttttatgtgCATAAATGCCCGTTTCGTAACCTTTTGAACTGTGGCTTGGGACAGGATGTGAAGTCCTTTGATCGGATGTGTGATGAGTACCCGTATTTTAGTTGCAATTCCTCCAGGAAGACTAACATTCTCATCTTGGCGACCCCACGCAGCGGCTCCTCTTTCTTTGGACAGTTATTAAACCAGCACTCAGATGTTTTCTATCTTTTTGAACCACTCTATCATGTCCAAAAGATCTTAATGCCTCACCCTACTCCGAGCAGATATGCTGTTGAGCACAAGTTGATGCTGAAGGCTAGTCGTGACCTTCTTAGAAGCTTGTACAACTGCGACTTGTATTTCTTAGAGCGTTACATCAAGCCGCGGCCGGCAAAACATACCACGGATAAACTTTTTCGACGAGGAGCCAGCAAAGCCCTCTGCTCTATGCCAGTCTGTGATGCTTTCAGCCCCAGCGATGGCAATATAGAAGAGGGGGATTGTGTTCGAAAGTGTGCCTCCCTTAACTTGACCCTCGCTACCGAATCATGTCGGAAAAAACAACATGTGGCCATTA
The DNA window shown above is from Cyprinus carpio isolate SPL01 chromosome B25, ASM1834038v1, whole genome shotgun sequence and carries:
- the LOC109111289 gene encoding carbohydrate sulfotransferase 1-like, with the protein product MQCSRKTVILLALVSIPIQYTAMKILIDFYVHKCPFRNLLNCGLGQDVKSFDRMCDEYPYFSCNSSRKTNILILATPRSGSSFFGQLLNQHSDVFYLFEPLYHVQKILMPHPTPSRYAVEHKLMLKASRDLLRSLYNCDLYFLERYIKPRPAKHTTDKLFRRGASKALCSMPVCDAFSPSDGNIEEGDCVRKCASLNLTLATESCRKKQHVAIKTVRIPELSDLKALIKDPRLNLKVIQLVRDPRGILSSRIETFQDTYRLWQIWRDTGRKPYNLDLTYLMTMCNDFLNSVSTGLSRPPWLRGRYMLVRYEDLARNPLQKSKEVYEFLGLSMEKNVVDWIHNNTKGNYIESAVHKYGTLRDSAANAESWRLNLSYEMVNYTQTVCKHILDKLGYKAVNSPEDQKNMSLSLTEDKTLIPSL